The genomic DNA TGGAAAGGAACAATAAAATTTATTTTTCAGCCTGCCGAAGAAACAACAGGGGGAGCTAAGCCTATGATAGAAGAGGGAATCTTAGAGAATCCCAAGGTAGAATATATTTTTGCACTTCATGCCGCACCGGAGATAAAAACAGGTAAATTCGGTATAAAATATGGAAAAATGCATGCTTCATCAGATGTATTTGAAATAAAAATATACGGTGAATCAGCGCATGGAGCACTTCCGCAGAACGGAACAGATGCAATAGTAATAGCTTCACAGCTGATCAGCTATATACAGACAATAGTGAGCCGTAATATAGATCCGAGAGAAGAGGCAGTTATTACCATAGGTAAAATTTCCGGAGGCAAAGCGGAAAATATAATATGCGATCTTGTAGAGCTAAAGGGGACAATCAGAACTCTTTCTCCGGATATTAGAGAGTATATACTAGATAAAATGCGTAATAGCGTAGTAAAATTTGTGGAAATTCTCGGCGGTAAAGCGGAGATTTTCATAAGAAACGGTTATGATTCTGTAATAAATAATGATGAGGTTACAGCAATACTGGAAAATAACATAAAAGAGCTGTACGGGGAAGACAGCATTGTAAAAATTGATAAGCCGAGGATGGATGTAGAGGATTTCAGCTTTTTTCTGCAGAAAGCAAAGGGAGTGTTTTTCAGACTTGGCGTAAGAAATGAAGAAAAAGGAATAATCTATGATCTTCATCATCCCAGATTTAACGTTGATGAGGAAAGTATAAGATATGGTATGGAACTGCAGATAAAAAATTTGATAAGTGTATTGGAAATGGGTGAATATGAAAAAGGGAGATAACATAACAATAAAAATAGAAAAACTGGTATTTGGCGGAGAAGGACTCGGACATTATGACGGATTTACGTTTTTTGTTCCTATGTCAGTACCCGGGGACGAAGTGGAAGCAGAAATTATTTCACTAAAAAAGGATTACGGGCGTGCCCTCATAAAGAAAATTATAAAGCCGTCAGAGGACAGAATTGCCGGGATGGATAAAATAAGCTTTGAAGATTTTCAGGGCTGTGATTATGCAATGATAAAATATGATAAACAGCTGGAATATAAAAGCAGTATCCTTTTGGAAACAATAAAAAAGATCGGGAAAATAAATGATGAAATTAATTTTGAAGGTATCATCGGTGCTGATAATATAACCAATTACAGAAATAAAGTTTCTGAACCGTTTGCCAAAAAAGACGGGAAGATAATAACAGGATTTTATCAGAAAAAATCTCATGATGTCTTTGAAGTGGAAAATAATATGCTCAGAAGCAAAATTGCCGATAAGGTGGTAAATGAGCTGCTTGAGAAGCTGAATGAAGGGGATTTTACCGTTTATAACGAGGTAAATAAATCGGGATTTTTGAGATATCTTCTGGTAAGAAATAATTCCCGTAATGAAGTAATGATAACAGTAGTGATCAATAAAACTACTCAGTTAAAAAAGCTTAGAACCGTACTTCTGGGACTTACAGAAAAATACAAGGAAATAGTTTCTGTGTATATCTCACTGAAAAGCGATGAAGGAAATTATGTTCTGGGAAATGAGCATAAGCTAATATATGGCTCAGAGTATCTTGAGGAAGAGCTTGACGGGATAAAATTCAAGATATACCCGGACTCGTTTTTTCAGATAAACAGTGAGCAGACAATAAAGCTGTATAATAAAGCTATGGAATATCTTGGAGATTCTGAGGATAAAAGAATAGTGGATGCCTTTTCGGGAACAGGTACTCTGGGGATGCTGGTTTCCAAAACAGCAAGAAAAGTGTACTGTATAGAGAGTATGGAAAGCTCTGTTATATCTGCAAAGCATACTGCTGCTGAAAATAATATAAAAAATGTAAGATTCAAAATAGGAAAAGTGGAGAATAAGCTTCCCGAAATTTTGAAAAACACAAAAATGGACGGAATAATATTTGATCCGCCAAGAAAAGGGATAGACGAGAATACTCTTAAGAGTATCGGAAAGCACGGAATAGAAAGAATAGTTTATATTTCATGTAATCCGTCTACCCTTGCGAGAGATGTTAAGATTCTTACTGACTTAGGTTACAGGCTGGAAAAGCTTGCAGCTGTGGATATGTTTCCGCAGACTCATCATATTGAGGCAGTCAGCTTATTTTTAAAAAATTAATAATCAATAACTTCTTTTGTAAAAAATGACAGCTATAGTATTTTTGTTTATAAATACTGTAATTTCATGACTTTTACAAGAGAAGTTTTTTTAGTGAAAATCTTTTATATTTTCTTAATGTAAATTATTTCTTGCTTTTAAACTCTTATTTTGGTATAAGTAACTAGAGAAAATTCTAAAATAATTTTTTGTCATAATGTATTAAAAAAGACCGCAAAGTATTGAAAAATAAAGGTCACAATAGAAAAATATAAATCACATTTGTGAAAATGTATTTGTAATATTGTTAAATTCAGATATCAAAACTGAATTTATCCGAAAAAATTTTAGTGAAAAATTTTTATGTGCCGAATACAAGGAATAAATAAAACGGAGAGTGAATATGAAAAAGAATGAAGACAGGCTTTTAGTAAAAATAGCACAAATGTACTACGAAGAAAATAAAACACAAAGCGAAATTTCAAAAATACTCGGAATCCACAGAACAAGCATAAGCCGGATGCTTAAAACAATAAGAGAAAAGAAAATAGTAAAGATTTTTATTAATTATGATTTCGGGGGAACATTAAGCCTGGAAGAGGAGCTTAAGAGCGTATTCGGATTAAGAGATGCCATAATAGTACCGTCTACTCCGAATCAGGATAAGAAGATAAAGGTAAGTCTTATAGGTGCAGCAGCAGCGGATTATCTCGGAAGGATAGTAAAAGACAATGATCTTATAGGTGTTTCCTGGGGCGAGGCCTTGGCAGAAACTGTGAATGCCATGGAAAAAAAGGATTGTAAGGGAGTGGTATGTATTCCGTTAATAGGAGGACCTTCGGGAAAGCTTGCCAGCTCATTTCATGTGAATACCATAGCTTATGAAATAGCCTCTAAGCTGAATGGAAAGTCTATGCTTATAGATTCACCGGCTATTCTTGAGAGTGAGGAAATAAAAAAAGCACTTATGGAAACTGAATATAACCATGAGCTGTCTGAATTATGGAAGAAAATAAATATTGCAGTATGCGGAATAGGGAGCCCTCTGATCAGCAAGCATTCAAACTGGCAGGGCTTTTATGCGGATAATCTTCTGGAATCATTAAAAGGCGAACAGGTAGCGGGAGATATATTATCGAGATTTTATGATATAAACGGAAAAGTTTTGGATACCATTATTTCCAAAAAAATGATAAGCTCTGAACTTGATAATTTGAAAAACGCTGATTATTCCATAGGAATAGCAGAATCTCTGGATAAAGTAGCCGGAATTCTGGGAGCTTTGAGGGGGAAATATATAA from Sebaldella termitidis ATCC 33386 includes the following:
- the rlmD gene encoding 23S rRNA (uracil(1939)-C(5))-methyltransferase RlmD, producing MKKGDNITIKIEKLVFGGEGLGHYDGFTFFVPMSVPGDEVEAEIISLKKDYGRALIKKIIKPSEDRIAGMDKISFEDFQGCDYAMIKYDKQLEYKSSILLETIKKIGKINDEINFEGIIGADNITNYRNKVSEPFAKKDGKIITGFYQKKSHDVFEVENNMLRSKIADKVVNELLEKLNEGDFTVYNEVNKSGFLRYLLVRNNSRNEVMITVVINKTTQLKKLRTVLLGLTEKYKEIVSVYISLKSDEGNYVLGNEHKLIYGSEYLEEELDGIKFKIYPDSFFQINSEQTIKLYNKAMEYLGDSEDKRIVDAFSGTGTLGMLVSKTARKVYCIESMESSVISAKHTAAENNIKNVRFKIGKVENKLPEILKNTKMDGIIFDPPRKGIDENTLKSIGKHGIERIVYISCNPSTLARDVKILTDLGYRLEKLAAVDMFPQTHHIEAVSLFLKN
- a CDS encoding sugar-binding transcriptional regulator; translation: MKKNEDRLLVKIAQMYYEENKTQSEISKILGIHRTSISRMLKTIREKKIVKIFINYDFGGTLSLEEELKSVFGLRDAIIVPSTPNQDKKIKVSLIGAAAADYLGRIVKDNDLIGVSWGEALAETVNAMEKKDCKGVVCIPLIGGPSGKLASSFHVNTIAYEIASKLNGKSMLIDSPAILESEEIKKALMETEYNHELSELWKKINIAVCGIGSPLISKHSNWQGFYADNLLESLKGEQVAGDILSRFYDINGKVLDTIISKKMISSELDNLKNADYSIGIAESLDKVAGILGALRGKYINVLVTTEETAEAVLKMNNKA
- a CDS encoding M20 metallopeptidase family protein, whose product is MSNDFIKAEVSKIFDGIVKIRRDIHMNPELGFEETETSQKIKVFLTEHGLEVQSAAGTGIVGILHNGLGTVAASRADIDALPITEENEVEYKSRISGKMHACGHDLHTAVQLGAVKFFAENRDKWKGTIKFIFQPAEETTGGAKPMIEEGILENPKVEYIFALHAAPEIKTGKFGIKYGKMHASSDVFEIKIYGESAHGALPQNGTDAIVIASQLISYIQTIVSRNIDPREEAVITIGKISGGKAENIICDLVELKGTIRTLSPDIREYILDKMRNSVVKFVEILGGKAEIFIRNGYDSVINNDEVTAILENNIKELYGEDSIVKIDKPRMDVEDFSFFLQKAKGVFFRLGVRNEEKGIIYDLHHPRFNVDEESIRYGMELQIKNLISVLEMGEYEKGR